The Brassica oleracea var. oleracea cultivar TO1000 chromosome C6, BOL, whole genome shotgun sequence genomic interval CCAAACATAAAAGATTAGTTAGACCGGTCGTCGAACCGGTTGGCTCGGTTTGAATAATAAATTTCCGCTTTTCGAGAAAGGTTTATGAGAAATTCCCTCTTTCAGACTCCCACTGTCTGCCTTGGCCTTCTGTTGCTCTAGCTCGCTCGGGTAAATTTTGGGAGGGGGTTAGATCTTCATCTTCTATCATTTGATTATCTGCTCCTGAATGCGGTATTCTTCTTCGACTTTTTTTTTTTTCTTTTTTTGTATTTCTTGTAATTAGATGGATCGTGGCATTGCTTCCAGTAGCAGAGATGGATCTCAGATTGCTTCGCCTGGTAAATTTTTTCCACCTTCTACTTCAACCGGATCTCCCATACTTTGGTCGTTCTCTGTATTTTAGATTTTAGTGTTAGAATGGTGGAATCTTGACACATAAATGTTTATACTTTGAATTGAAATTTGATTAACCAGTGCATACCAAAAAAAAAAAAAAAATCAAAGATTACTCTTCTTCTTCTGTAAGTTACTAAAAGTGGTTTGATCAAACTCGTCCCATGTCCACAAACAATTTCAAGAGTATCTTCTGATCCTTGTGATCAACACAATTGGCTAGTGAACTCATGCCTTCTTCTCTAAAGAAAATCAATTTTAACTGCAACCTATACATTTTTAATTGATTGGTCATTTGTTTATGTTACTTGTAGATGGATTGGCATTCAAGAATATTAATAATCCTATCAAGAAGCAGACAATCTGTGTTAAACAAGATGATGATCCATGCCATTTCTTGCGTCTTCTTTATGGTACAGTTGCAAAACACACATCTTAATGAGACTGTTTATAAAAATACCAATTTAATCTGATCAAGTGTTGTTTTGTAGAGTGTCTAGTAGCAGGAGGATTAGCTGGTCTTGTGGTAGAAGCTGCTCTATACCCAATTGATACTATCAAAACTCGAGTGCAGGTATGTTTCTCCTCCTTTTCACAGTAGTCTAGTTTCAGGGAGAGTACCACCATGGCCCAGATGTGTTCATAATCTTTCATGGAGAAGCCAGTGTTTGACTTTTTCAGTTACTATCTCTATTTTTTTTTTTTTTTTTGACATGGGTAGGTAGCTCGAGATGGAGGGAAGATTATATGGAAAGGGTTATACTCTGGTCTTGGTGGCAACCTTGCTGGTGTCTTACCGTAAGTAATTAGTCAAAAAAGGAAATAAGAAGAAGAAAGCATGATCTAGCTGCTGGTTAAAACGCTTGTGACTATGTGCAGTGCTTCTGCCTTATTTTTCGGTGTATATGAACCAACCAAACAGAAGCTGCTCAAGGTTCTACCTGAAAAGTTTAGCGCGGTTGCACATTTGGTATGTACAAACTTAAGAGAGTCCTATAGTAACGCATCAATATTAGTCTCTCTGACCGATTTTTTTTAGCTAAAAAGTTTCTCTTAGCATTTATTGAGAAAAATAAAGATGGATGACTTCTCAGGCTTTGTACATTTAGTTTTAAAACTTACTGATCTGAGACAGTTGCCCTTAGAATCTAATATGCTCTGTTGAAAAGGGATTTATGTCTTAGCGAGTTGAATCAGGCTGCAGGTGCTTTAGGAGGTGCTGTTTCATCTATTGTTCGTGTACCAACCGAAGTAATCTTCTTTACTTTTCTTGTTTCTTTTCATTATTCTGTATTGGTTTTATATGCTTTCTGTATATCTTGTAATGGAAACTTCAACAGGTTGTTAAACAGCGGATGCAAACTGGACAATTTGCTTCGGCCCCTGATGCTGTTCGACTTATTATAGCCAAAGAAGGATTTGGAGGCATGTATGCGGTATATATGTTCTTTCCTGACTGTTTTCCTGTTTGCTTTTCAGCAGCACTACTTGAGTTTGTAGTTGAATTAATCACATCGTGTAAGCTAAACAAACAATAAAATCTCCATCTTACTTACTTGTCCAAACATGCAGGGATTCGGATCTTTCTTGCTGCGAGATTTGCCTTTTGACGCTCTTCAGTTTTGTGTATATGAGCAGTTACGGATTGGATACAAGTTAGCTGTAAGCTTTTGTTGCTCCATTCATAAGTGAAAGAAAAAACACATCTGCTTCTGCTGGCTTATGACCGTTAAGATATCGATATGTTTAGAACAGGCGAGAAGAGATTTAAATGATCCAGAGAACGCAATGCTTGGTGCAGTTGCTGGTGCTGTCACTGGAGTTTTGACCACTCCTCTGGACGTAATCAAAACCAGACTAATGGTTCAGGTATGTTAAAACGAATGAACACACACAATACTGAAAGAACATCATGTTCTTCCTAGATGGATTTCCATTTTTCGTTTTGACATTTGGCAGGGCGCAGGAAATCAGTATAAAGGGGTCTCGGATTGCCTTAAGACAATATTAAGAGAAGAAGGGTCATCAGCTTTGTGGAAGGTGAATTCATTTCTGCACTTACCACATTCAGTAGGCGTTATGGTGGAAACTTTGCGCATATGTTTCTCATATCTGTGCAAAGTTGCTGACAAGTCTGAGACTCTCTCTGTATTGTACAGGGAATGGGTCCAAGGGTTTTGTGGATAGGTATTGGAGGTTCAATTTTCTTTGGAGTACTTGAAAAGACAAAGCAGATTCTTTCAGATCAGAGCAGCCAAAAGATTCATAAGGCTTAAACTGTTAGATTCTACATCATTGATGTAGAGATCTAAATTCTTTACGTATCTTGCTTGATTTTAAGGCCATCTCTTCTATTTTTCTATCAATCTCTACCTTTATTATCCTTTTGCTCCATAAGGACTTGGTTTCTTCCGGAAGGATGCGATCTTGGTGGCTTATTTGTTTAATTTCAAGTCCAATATTATCAAAATCTATCAAATGACCAGAAAAACCTGGATATTACTTAACCCACTCCTCATCGCCCGTGACCTCTCTCTCTCCTCATCGCCCATTTCTCACTCTTCCTCATCGCCCACTCCTTTGTTCATATTGTTTTCTTTTGAATTTTGTCCGAAACACTCTTTGTTTCATTGCATTCGGAGTTGATGTTAATATTTTACGAAGAAAACAAGAAACACTTTGTTTTCTTGTAAAGTTTAACCAAACGTCGGAAATGATTAACTTAAACACCAATATGTTTTTGATTAAACGAAATAATTTTTATCATTTCGTAGACCGAGTGACCAACGACACAAAAACCACATCTTCGAGCAGGTTGATAACTTTTTTGTTAAGGCTGTAAAAACAGGCAAGTCACGAGATAGGCCACTTACGACCTAGAATGTGAAGCAGCTCAATCTTAATGACGGATTACCTTGATTGATGAGGATTAAGGAAGAAAACAGGGTAATGGAAGATTTCTGAAATGTGTAAACTAAAATTTCGACAAATAAAAAAAGATTGGAAAAAATGGAAGATACGAATATGTGGGAAATGGCAACATGGCCAACTCTATACAAACAAGTCTGAGACAGAGGAGAAAGAAAAGCTGAGTCCATCATTATATTATCATAGGCCTGCTCAATTAGTTCTAAAAATCGTGGGTGTTATGACCCATAAATTTAAAACATCTTTATACTTGGCCCAACTTTTCTTTGCTCAGTTTTTAATTTCGTAACAAATATACAACAAATACACTTACTATTTTAAGTAGCTGTTGAAGTATTTTGCATATTGTTTCACCTGCTCAGGTCTTGACCTAGTAATACATTATTTTCCAAGCTTTATCAGTACAGCACGACCACAATTTCTGTGTGTTCACAATGGATTTTACTTCGGTCACTATTTTTGTAGCTTGAAGTTATGTTACCCCATAGCTTATGTTTTATCTTTTATAAGGAGAATCTCCTGTGGATTTCAATCAAAATAATTGTTTGGTTTTTTTGTCTTTAGTTAATTGGAATAATGTAACAAACATTTTGATATCTCAATAATACGCTTTTTTCTGGGGCAATTCTCTCAAATAACATTTTCTAAGTTTTTGTCACAAAAATAGTCCAAAAAAATAAAATGATCAAAATAGCTTTTGTTTTAATTTGAAATTTTTATTATTTATTATTTATTTTTTGAAATTTTAAACTCCATTCCAAAGCCTACCTTTTAACTCTAAACTCTAATTCAAGATTATATTGAAACCAGATAGACGATTGCTTTAGTGTATGCGATTGTAAGTAAAGAATAACTCTCTTATTGCCTCAAGGTAAAACTCACACAAAACCTCAAGATCTCACAAACTCATACATTCTATCATAACTCGATGAATGTATATATATATATATAACAAGCTAAAACATAAAAACTAGTCTTAGAGATAAGGATCGTTTTTCTTGTTGTAGATAACTCCTAAAACATCTCGCCATCTTTATCTTCAAACTTCGGATAGTCTAGGATCTCCTTTAGCTTGTACCGCAAGTCTTTAGTCTTGATCTAACATCTTCAAGCTTAACTCAACAATCTCCCCTTTAAGCTTGAAGTTGACTTGTCCCAAATTTAGAACACCGATAAACTCCCTCATTTCTGTAAACTTGATCTTGCCAAGTGCCTTGGTAAGTATGTCAGCTTTCTGCTTGCTCCCTGCTACATGCTCAACACAAACTTGTCCTTTCTCGACGCACTCCCGGATGAAATGATATCTTCTATGGATGTGTTTGCTACGCCCGTGGAAGACTGGGTTCTTTGTGAGTGATATAGCTGATTTGTTGTCTACTCGAATGATCACCTTCTCACATTCTCTTCCGGTAATCTCACTTAGTATATCTTGAAGCCAGATTGCTTGTTCTGAGGTTTCTGTGGCAGCCATAAATTCAGCTTCGCAAGAAGACAACGCCACAGTCTCCTGCTTCTGTGAACACCAAGTGATAGGACTTTCTCCTAAATAGAAAATGTGTCCTGTTACACTCCTTCCATCATCAATATCGACGTTGAGAGAGCTGTCACTGTATCCCACTAACGTTGGTATTTGATCGGTGCATCCATAATTAAGACCGTAAGAAGAAGTGCCTCGCAAGTATCTCAGAACATGTTTCAATTAATTCAGAGTCGTGTGACTCCTTTGGATCGAGCATATATCTGCTTAGCACTCCTATGCTGTACGTAAGGTCAGGGCGAGTGTGAATTAGATACCGTGGGCATCCAATAGTTCTTCTGTACCTCTTCTCTTCAATAGACTTCTCCTCAGTAGATCTTGACAGCTTCAGGTTCATATCCATTGGCACACATGTTGAATTGCACTCATCCATTCCAGCCTCAGAGAGTATCTTGGACGCATACCTTTCTTGCCTCAATGTGATCCCATCATCATGTTGCATTACTTCAATACCCAAGTAATATGTCAGCCTCCCCAAGTCACTCATTTCAAACTTGGCTTCCATCTCCACTTTGAACTCAATGATCATCGCTAAATCAGAACCTGTAACAAGCAGATCATCCACATAAACTGCTACAATGAGAAGATGATCCTTCCGTTGACGTTGGTATAAGGAAGCTTCTTTAGAACAGCGTGAGAACTTCAGCTCCATAAGAATCTGGTTTAACTTATCACTAGATACTAACCCGCGCTGTGCGCAGAAATTATTTGAACAAATGTTTCTAATTGTTACTAAGATTATAAAAT includes:
- the LOC106296558 gene encoding probable S-adenosylmethionine carrier 2, chloroplastic isoform X2; translated protein: MRSRDGSQIASPDGLAFKNINNPIKKQTICVKQDDDPCHFLRLLYECLVAGGLAGLVVEAALYPIDTIKTRVQVARDGGKIIWKGLYSGLGGNLAGVLPASALFFGVYEPTKQKLLKVLPEKFSAVAHLAAGALGGAVSSIVRVPTEVVKQRMQTGQFASAPDAVRLIIAKEGFGGMYAGFGSFLLRDLPFDALQFCVYEQLRIGYKLAARRDLNDPENAMLGAVAGAVTGVLTTPLDVIKTRLMVQGAGNQYKGVSDCLKTILREEGSSALWKGMGPRVLWIGIGGSIFFGVLEKTKQILSDQSSQKIHKA
- the LOC106296558 gene encoding probable S-adenosylmethionine carrier 2, chloroplastic isoform X3: MDRGIASSSRDGSQIASPDGLAFKNINNPIKKQTICVKQDDDPCHFLRLLYECLVAGGLAGLVVEAALYPIDTIKTRVQVARDGGKIIWKGLYSGLGGNLAGVLPASALFFGVYEPTKQKLLKVLPEKFSAVAHLAAGALGGAVSSIVRVPTEVVKQRMQTGQFASAPDAVRLIIAKEGFGGMYAGFGSFLLRDLPFDALQFCVYEQLRIGYKLAARRDLNDPENAMLGAVAGAVTGVLTTPLDVIKTRLMVQEISIKGSRIALRQY
- the LOC106296558 gene encoding probable S-adenosylmethionine carrier 2, chloroplastic isoform X1 — its product is MDRGIASSSRDGSQIASPDGLAFKNINNPIKKQTICVKQDDDPCHFLRLLYECLVAGGLAGLVVEAALYPIDTIKTRVQVARDGGKIIWKGLYSGLGGNLAGVLPASALFFGVYEPTKQKLLKVLPEKFSAVAHLAAGALGGAVSSIVRVPTEVVKQRMQTGQFASAPDAVRLIIAKEGFGGMYAGFGSFLLRDLPFDALQFCVYEQLRIGYKLAARRDLNDPENAMLGAVAGAVTGVLTTPLDVIKTRLMVQGAGNQYKGVSDCLKTILREEGSSALWKGMGPRVLWIGIGGSIFFGVLEKTKQILSDQSSQKIHKA